In Paeniglutamicibacter kerguelensis, one genomic interval encodes:
- a CDS encoding DUF2797 domain-containing protein, with amino-acid sequence MQDHVLLCRGVLWPAEPGTPSLSLRDENDAARNISLDSGVELGFGVLSGRWCLGHQLIQDRTHRTQVPCPTGARVARGTQCESCEAADQSRAMHDFHRSGRAGAGLRDYLMQEHWLYIASFAHGVSKIGTAANPSKWRRLAEQGAVSARYVGLAADGAQVRILEDLVTRELGFTQQVRAQSKVRGLLDSRTSCAALDSLTSERASRVREFLATLPIAGDETFRVVDEQWAAPAQAAALLEGWDANELQPYPADLAGGEHGFTVAAVLGQGLGVRLGNAPDLFVADASMLKGRKVVLGQYVTESPAIQSALF; translated from the coding sequence ATGCAGGACCACGTGTTGCTGTGCCGGGGAGTTCTCTGGCCGGCCGAACCCGGAACCCCCTCGCTGTCCCTGCGGGATGAAAACGATGCTGCCCGCAACATTTCCCTGGACAGCGGCGTCGAGCTCGGCTTTGGCGTGCTGTCCGGGCGTTGGTGCCTTGGCCACCAGCTGATCCAGGACCGGACGCACCGCACGCAGGTTCCTTGTCCGACGGGTGCCAGGGTGGCGCGCGGAACCCAGTGCGAGTCCTGCGAGGCGGCCGACCAGTCGCGGGCGATGCACGACTTCCACCGCTCGGGGCGCGCCGGCGCCGGGCTGCGGGACTACCTGATGCAGGAACACTGGCTGTACATCGCATCCTTCGCGCACGGGGTCAGCAAGATCGGCACCGCGGCGAACCCCAGCAAGTGGCGCAGGCTGGCCGAGCAGGGGGCCGTCAGCGCCCGCTATGTCGGCCTGGCGGCGGATGGCGCACAGGTACGCATCCTGGAAGACCTGGTGACCAGGGAATTGGGCTTCACGCAGCAGGTGCGTGCGCAATCGAAGGTGCGCGGCCTGCTCGACTCCCGCACCAGCTGCGCCGCGTTGGACTCCCTCACCAGCGAGAGGGCATCGCGGGTGAGGGAGTTCCTGGCCACGTTGCCGATCGCCGGCGATGAAACCTTCCGGGTCGTCGACGAGCAATGGGCCGCCCCGGCACAGGCGGCAGCCCTGCTGGAGGGCTGGGATGCCAACGAACTGCAGCCCTATCCGGCCGACTTGGCCGGCGGCGAGCACGGCTTCACCGTGGCGGCTGTCCTGGGCCAGGGGCTGGGCGTGCGGCTGGGGAACGCTCCCGATCTCTTCGTCGCCGACGCATCCATGCTCAAGGGCAGGAAAGTCGTGCTCGGGCAATACGTGACGGAATCCCCGGCGATCCAGTCGGCATTGTTCTGA